Proteins encoded within one genomic window of Rhododendron vialii isolate Sample 1 chromosome 1a, ASM3025357v1:
- the LOC131329551 gene encoding uncharacterized protein LOC131329551 gives MVKYRKALSRGRRSRSRSPTPWRNKASPQKMRSRSKSRTLEWRRASSRKRRSRSRSLTPEEGETGKHHRDRYERPDSNWERNAPNKTKERDEGTMSAGEAARKALSNIASSPFERRLQEARLLSRVKHGAFILYETNTDLVAHI, from the coding sequence ATGGTGAAATACAGGAAGGCTCTTTCACGAGgcagaaggagcagaagcagaagtcctaCTCCTTGGCGGAataaagcttctccacaaaaaatgagaagcagaagtaaaagccgaactcTAGAGTggcgaagggcttcttcaagGAAAAGAAGGAGTAGAAGCCGAAGTCTCACCCCTGAGGAGGGAGAGACTGGGAAACACCATagggataggtacgagagacctgattccaaTTGGGAAAGGAACGCTCCCAATAAAACGAAGGAACGCGATGAGGGGACCATGTCTGCaggagaagcagcacggaaggccctcagcaatatagcatcctccccctTTGAAAGGAGGTTGCAAGAGGCGAGACTGCTGAGCAGGGTGAAACACGGTGCGTTCATCCTCTATGAAACAAATACAGATCTCGTCGCACACATATAG
- the LOC131329558 gene encoding uncharacterized protein LOC131329558: protein MSPVGTLAKLMEWIEQHAKNEEDILWEDGKVVAEQAKGPAKKADKPEPKTYRERKDYGLRKSQGDKDAKRATSQHCNYHKDRGHMTEDCEMFKQHLDDLVSRGYLKEFIQEEPKGVEKAMELDYEQNPRGVIHMINGLAAFYTRNEVRLLQRQVKHDQHVMQLGKKKGREEEVCNEGIVFTDEDLGGVKVPYNDALVIILRIGEYDMERILVDSGSCTEVQYYDAFKKLGLTQADLVQSITPLVGFRAGVVWPLGKVTLPVWEGTVVLQTDFLVVDVPSSYNAIIGRTWLHKMRSVFSTYHQMVKFPGSNGIEKIRGNQKVSEQCLISIIKNAPKAMLVQAIEVLDQPTIEDVRGNPAEKVVEGLKKI from the exons atgagtccagtaggAACACTGGCAAAGCTAATGGAATGGATTGAGCAGCATGCCAAGAACGAGGAAGACATACTCTGGGAAGACGGTAAGGTGGTTGCCGAGCAAGCCAAGGGGCCTGCAAAGAAAGctgataagccagagcccaaaacatACCGGGAAAGGAAGGACTAtgggctaagaaagagcc AAGGTGATAAAGATGCAAAGCGAGCTACGAGTCAGCATTGCAATTATCACAAGGATCGGGGACACATgacagaggattgtgagatgttcaaGCAGCACCTTGATGACTTGGTCTCTCGTGGTTATTTGAAGGAGTTCATTCAGGAAGAACCTAAGGGTGTTgagaaagcaatggagttggattacgagcagaatccaagGGGTGTAATCCATATGATAAATGGATTGGCTGCAttttatacgagaaatgaggtgaggttGCTCCAGAGACAAGTGAAGCATGACCAACACGtcatgcagttggggaagaaaaaagGACGTGAAGAAGAGgtatgcaacgagggcatagtcttCACGGATGAGGACTTGGGAGGAGTTAAGGTGCCATATAATGACGCCTTGGTCATAATCCTACGAATTGGAGAGTATGACATGGAGAGGATCTTGGTGGACTCAGGAAGCTGCACGGAGGTGCAATACTATGATGCGTTTAAAAAATTAGGACTAACACAGGCAGACCTGGTGCAGTCAATAACCCCGCTGGTTGGATTCCGTGCAGGAGTAGTCTGGCCATTGGGCAAAGTGACTCTGCCTGTTTGGGAAGGAACAGTGGTGCTACAaaccgacttcctagtggtAGATGTGCCATCTTCTTATAAtgcgattataggaagaacgtggttgcacaagatgaggtcAGTTTTCTCCACTtaccatcaaatggtaaagtttccCGGATCTAATGGCATTGAAAAGATCAGAGGAAACCAAAAGGTTTCCGAGCAGTGCCTGATTTCGATAATCAAGAATGCACCTAAAGCAATGTTGGTTCAAGCCATCGAGGTATTAGAccagccgaccattgaggatgtCAGAGGGAACCCCGCCGAGAAAGTTGTGGAAGGCTTGAAGAAGATTtag